A genome region from Roseomonas aeriglobus includes the following:
- a CDS encoding recombinase family protein, with protein sequence MEIGYARVSRGDSQDIDPQLRALRDAGCDPIYQEEASGGRADRPELARAIGALKAGDVFVVWKLDRLSRSLRDLLFTLEAITVAGAGFRSVTEAIDTTTAPGRLMTQMLGAFAEFERAMIRERTMNGLAHARKAGRHLGRRPSLTGPQRAEIIAKAESGQGSPAQLASLFRVSRSTVQRVLRAHRARIGAIA encoded by the coding sequence ATGGAAATCGGCTATGCCCGCGTGTCCCGAGGCGACTCCCAGGACATAGACCCGCAGCTTCGCGCGCTCCGCGATGCCGGGTGCGATCCCATCTACCAGGAGGAGGCATCGGGCGGCCGAGCTGACCGTCCCGAGCTGGCGCGCGCGATCGGCGCGTTGAAGGCCGGCGACGTGTTCGTGGTGTGGAAGCTCGACCGGCTGTCGCGCTCGCTTCGCGATCTACTGTTCACCCTTGAGGCGATCACCGTCGCAGGCGCGGGATTCCGATCGGTGACGGAGGCGATCGACACCACCACCGCGCCGGGCCGATTGATGACGCAGATGCTGGGCGCGTTCGCCGAGTTTGAGCGCGCCATGATCCGCGAGCGGACCATGAACGGACTGGCGCACGCGCGTAAGGCGGGGCGGCACCTTGGACGACGGCCGAGCCTTACCGGACCTCAGCGCGCCGAGATCATCGCCAAGGCAGAATCCGGCCAAGGCTCCCCTGCCCAGCTCGCCAGCTTGTTTCGCGTGTCGCGATCGACCGTGCAGCGCGTGTTGCGCGCGCACCGGGCGCGGATTGGCGCAATCGCGTGA
- a CDS encoding AAA family ATPase, with product MTAGSTRATSFISTQEHRRFIEFADAVRKHRYIGLCHGPAGVGKTLSACRYARWHKAAPLLTVWGPRDPSDLEIYAHLAQARAVFYTPSVGSTLRELRQDLPRLLDRVDHCIDEHVRPQKVGQVRYVSRHTRYVEMVIVDEAERLSTTALEYMRDVFDRQGIGLILIGMPGIEKRMARYPQLFSRVGFAHQYRPLQDAELTFVLTRRWRDLGLALDDADFTDAQAVAAIVRITGGNFRLLHRLFVQIERVLKINGLATISEDVVEAARSTLVIGVT from the coding sequence ATGACCGCCGGCAGTACGCGCGCGACCAGCTTCATCTCGACCCAAGAGCACCGCCGCTTCATCGAGTTCGCCGACGCCGTTCGGAAGCATCGCTACATCGGCCTGTGTCATGGCCCAGCGGGCGTCGGCAAAACGCTCTCGGCCTGCCGGTATGCCCGATGGCACAAGGCTGCGCCCCTGCTCACCGTTTGGGGACCACGCGATCCATCCGACCTGGAAATCTATGCCCACCTCGCTCAGGCACGTGCGGTTTTCTACACACCTTCGGTCGGCAGCACGTTGCGCGAACTGCGGCAGGATCTGCCCCGGCTGCTCGACCGAGTGGACCATTGCATCGACGAACACGTCCGGCCTCAGAAAGTCGGACAGGTCCGTTATGTCAGTCGTCATACCCGCTACGTCGAAATGGTGATCGTCGATGAAGCCGAGCGCCTGTCGACGACGGCGCTGGAATACATGCGTGACGTGTTCGATCGGCAGGGGATCGGGCTCATCCTGATCGGGATGCCCGGTATCGAAAAGCGCATGGCGCGCTATCCCCAGCTCTTCAGCCGGGTCGGCTTCGCCCACCAATATCGGCCGTTGCAGGATGCGGAGCTGACCTTCGTGCTGACCCGCCGCTGGCGCGACCTCGGCCTTGCCCTCGACGACGCCGATTTCACCGACGCGCAAGCGGTCGCGGCCATCGTTCGGATCACAGGTGGCAATTTCCGGCTACTGCACCGCCTGTTCGTGCAGATCGAGCGCGTGCTGAAGATCAACGGCCTCGCAACCATCAGCGAGGATGTCGTGGAAGCCGCCCGCAGCACCCTCGTCATCGGCGTCACCTAG
- a CDS encoding recombinase family protein: MTHTLIGYARCSTDKQDLAAQHDALLKLGVAADRIYTDKGLTGTNRDRPGLDQALAAVRSGDTLVVPKLDRLARSVPDARAIGDGLAARGVKLQLGASVHDPADPMGKLFFNILATFAEFEADLIKLRTREGMAVARAKGKLRGKKPKLSDRQQKELRRMYDTDDYSISDLAELFSISRPTVYRTLGRHAATAAAAA; the protein is encoded by the coding sequence ATGACGCACACGCTGATCGGCTATGCCCGCTGCTCGACCGACAAACAGGACCTTGCCGCCCAGCATGACGCGCTGCTCAAGCTCGGGGTGGCGGCCGATCGCATCTACACCGACAAGGGGCTCACCGGCACGAACCGGGATCGCCCCGGCCTCGACCAAGCACTAGCCGCAGTACGAAGCGGCGACACGCTGGTAGTGCCCAAGCTTGACCGGCTCGCGCGATCAGTTCCGGACGCGCGCGCGATCGGGGACGGCCTTGCTGCCCGTGGGGTGAAGCTACAGCTTGGTGCCAGCGTCCACGATCCGGCTGACCCGATGGGTAAGCTGTTCTTCAACATCCTTGCCACCTTTGCCGAGTTCGAGGCGGACCTCATCAAGCTCCGCACCCGCGAGGGCATGGCGGTCGCCCGCGCTAAGGGGAAGCTGCGTGGGAAGAAGCCCAAGCTGTCCGATCGGCAGCAGAAGGAGCTTCGTCGCATGTACGATACCGACGACTACTCGATCAGCGACCTCGCCGAGCTGTTCTCGATTTCCCGGCCGACCGTTTATCGAACGCTCGGCAGGCATGCTGCCACAGCGGCGGCAGCGGCATGA
- a CDS encoding DsrE family protein, which yields MSSVSASAGVPRQAVIPGYGAITPVEGAAERPDRKLRYRVLFNVTKAAATPDKINPSLEKVARFLNLLGNDGVRPEQGDVVVIVHGPATPIVTEDRAYATKTGVAANPNLALIEALKKAGVSVRVCSQALIGNGIDPATVGKSVETDVSALTTMATLQLRGWALIPD from the coding sequence ATGAGCAGCGTCAGTGCTTCAGCCGGCGTGCCTAGGCAGGCGGTGATACCGGGATATGGCGCGATCACACCCGTCGAAGGTGCTGCGGAACGGCCCGATCGCAAGTTGCGCTATCGCGTGCTGTTCAATGTGACCAAGGCCGCGGCAACGCCGGATAAAATCAATCCATCGCTGGAGAAGGTCGCCCGCTTTTTGAACCTGCTGGGCAACGATGGCGTTCGTCCAGAACAAGGCGATGTCGTCGTGATCGTCCACGGTCCGGCGACGCCCATCGTTACCGAAGATCGCGCCTATGCGACAAAGACGGGAGTAGCTGCGAATCCCAACCTTGCCTTAATTGAGGCGTTGAAAAAGGCGGGTGTATCCGTTCGGGTATGCAGCCAAGCTCTTATCGGAAACGGGATCGACCCCGCTACGGTAGGAAAGAGTGTCGAAACTGACGTGTCTGCGCTGACGACTATGGCGACTTTGCAACTGCGTGGTTGGGCACTGATCCCCGACTGA
- a CDS encoding helix-turn-helix transcriptional regulator, whose amino-acid sequence MAIYQSRALADVAVEKLRVFAQPQRLMILSYLLGGERQVADIEAATGVTQPALSQQLAELRRADLVKTRREAKQVHYRLADDAAALCVRTLEAMFGADDLSAPQTAPAPRPVRPRETPSVVRPQNIGAAVFARVG is encoded by the coding sequence ATGGCGATCTACCAGTCCCGCGCGCTTGCCGACGTTGCAGTCGAGAAGCTGCGCGTGTTCGCGCAGCCGCAGCGCCTTATGATCCTGTCCTATCTGCTGGGTGGCGAACGGCAGGTGGCGGACATCGAGGCGGCCACGGGCGTGACCCAACCAGCGCTCAGTCAGCAGCTTGCCGAGCTGCGGCGCGCCGATCTGGTGAAGACCAGGCGTGAGGCGAAGCAGGTTCACTACCGTCTTGCCGACGATGCAGCCGCACTGTGTGTGCGAACCCTGGAGGCGATGTTCGGAGCCGACGATCTGTCGGCTCCCCAAACGGCCCCGGCCCCCCGCCCAGTGCGACCGCGCGAGACGCCGTCCGTGGTTCGACCGCAAAACATCGGTGCGGCCGTTTTTGCGAGAGTTGGCTGA
- a CDS encoding peroxiredoxin, producing MEMMEANMPRSLRIGDAAPNFTARTTQGEIALDQYRGRWIVFFSHPADFTPVCTSEFVALAKAAPQFEELDCVLLGLSVDSLYSHVAWLRAIHDVFDVEVPFPVIEDPSMAVGYAYGMLDEQAGDASTVRATYFIDPKGIIRALSWYPMNVGRSVDEMLRTVRALQRSADGEAYTPADWQPGDDVLLPPALPGNAGADWFHQTKADR from the coding sequence ATGGAAATGATGGAAGCGAACATGCCGCGCTCGCTGCGCATCGGGGATGCAGCCCCGAACTTCACCGCCCGCACCACTCAGGGCGAGATTGCGCTCGATCAGTATCGTGGGCGCTGGATTGTGTTTTTCTCGCACCCTGCTGACTTCACGCCGGTTTGCACGAGCGAGTTTGTGGCCTTGGCTAAAGCGGCCCCTCAATTCGAGGAGCTGGATTGCGTATTGTTGGGGCTGTCGGTCGACAGCCTCTACTCTCATGTCGCCTGGCTTCGCGCGATCCACGACGTTTTTGATGTCGAGGTGCCGTTTCCGGTGATCGAGGATCCGTCGATGGCGGTTGGGTATGCCTACGGCATGCTCGACGAGCAGGCTGGCGATGCCTCAACGGTACGTGCAACCTACTTCATCGATCCCAAAGGCATTATCCGCGCACTCAGCTGGTATCCGATGAATGTCGGGCGCTCGGTCGACGAGATGCTTCGCACGGTCAGGGCGTTGCAGCGTTCGGCCGATGGCGAGGCCTATACGCCCGCTGACTGGCAGCCGGGCGACGACGTGCTCCTGCCTCCCGCTTTGCCGGGGAACGCAGGCGCCGACTGGTTTCACCAGACGAAGGCTGACCGGTGA
- a CDS encoding MBL fold metallo-hydrolase has product MVMDPVLSEANAQIRRAKAAGSPVVQSFFDEPTNTATYVVWDVATKKAAIVDSVLDFDAAAGRTKTASADAVIAYVRDQGLTVDWLLETHAHADHLSAAPYLQQALGGQLAIGREIIRVQNVFGKIFNAGTDFERNGSEFDRLFEDGDRFAIGNIDAIALHVPGHTPADMAYAIGDAVFTGDTLFMPDYGTARADFPGGDARQLFRSIRRLMQLPDETRLFLCHDYKAVGRDQYVWETTVGAQRVGNVHVHEGVSEDDFVAMRTSRDATLSMPKLILPSIQVNMRGGHLPEPEANGTRYLKIPLDAL; this is encoded by the coding sequence ATGGTCATGGACCCGGTTTTGAGCGAAGCCAACGCCCAGATCAGACGCGCAAAAGCGGCCGGATCGCCGGTCGTTCAGTCCTTCTTTGATGAGCCTACCAACACAGCGACCTACGTCGTTTGGGACGTGGCGACGAAAAAGGCTGCGATCGTCGACAGCGTCCTCGATTTTGACGCCGCGGCTGGCCGGACCAAAACCGCGTCGGCGGACGCAGTGATCGCTTACGTGCGGGATCAGGGACTGACGGTCGATTGGCTGCTGGAAACCCATGCTCATGCCGATCACCTGTCTGCGGCACCTTATCTTCAGCAGGCGCTTGGCGGGCAGCTCGCGATCGGTCGTGAGATCATCCGGGTTCAGAACGTGTTCGGCAAAATCTTCAACGCCGGCACCGATTTTGAGCGCAACGGTTCCGAGTTCGACCGGCTGTTCGAGGACGGCGACCGCTTTGCCATCGGCAACATCGACGCCATTGCGCTGCACGTGCCCGGCCATACGCCGGCGGACATGGCCTATGCGATTGGGGACGCGGTCTTCACCGGCGATACGCTCTTCATGCCCGATTACGGCACCGCGCGGGCAGACTTCCCTGGTGGCGACGCACGCCAGCTATTCCGCTCGATCCGCCGGCTCATGCAGCTGCCGGACGAGACGCGCCTGTTCCTCTGCCACGACTACAAGGCGGTGGGTCGCGACCAATATGTCTGGGAGACGACTGTAGGCGCACAGCGTGTCGGCAACGTGCATGTCCACGAAGGGGTCAGCGAAGACGACTTCGTCGCGATGCGGACCAGTCGCGACGCCACCTTGTCGATGCCGAAGCTCATCCTGCCCTCGATCCAGGTGAACATGCGCGGTGGTCATCTGCCGGAGCCGGAAGCCAACGGCACCCGCTACCTCAAAATTCCGCTGGATGCGCTGTGA
- a CDS encoding YeeE/YedE family protein has product MPLEGFIGGLMIGVAAAIMLLGNGRIAGVSGMFARVLGLTDGGPPWALALLFTAGLPLGAGIAAASLGVKASFPASLSLIAVAGLVVGIGTRLGSGCTSGHGVCGLSRLSPRSIAATVTFMATGVVTVTIMRLSGVIL; this is encoded by the coding sequence ATGCCGCTCGAAGGCTTCATCGGCGGGCTGATGATCGGTGTCGCCGCGGCGATCATGCTGCTGGGCAACGGGCGCATCGCCGGTGTCAGCGGCATGTTCGCAAGAGTTTTGGGTCTTACCGATGGAGGTCCACCATGGGCCCTCGCGCTGCTCTTTACCGCGGGTCTGCCCTTGGGCGCGGGTATTGCTGCGGCCAGTTTGGGCGTGAAAGCCAGCTTTCCGGCATCGCTTTCGCTGATTGCCGTCGCCGGTCTGGTCGTCGGTATCGGAACGCGGCTTGGGTCCGGGTGCACCAGTGGTCACGGCGTATGCGGCCTGTCCCGCCTGTCGCCCCGGTCCATCGCCGCGACCGTCACGTTCATGGCGACCGGCGTCGTCACGGTCACGATCATGCGTCTGTCCGGGGTGATACTGTGA
- a CDS encoding YeeE/YedE family protein: MRQNLISLASGTLFGAGLAISGMIDPARVRAFLDVTGAWDPTLAFVMAGAILPMAIAWFVVRRRSTPIAAEQFHTPATSPIDRRLIGGAALFGIGWGIVGLCPGPAIAALAIQPLPALVFIAAMALGVAVHRFAFTSRRSA; this comes from the coding sequence ATGCGCCAGAACCTCATTTCACTCGCTAGCGGGACGCTGTTCGGCGCCGGCCTTGCCATCTCCGGAATGATCGATCCGGCGCGGGTGCGCGCGTTCCTCGATGTCACCGGCGCGTGGGACCCGACCTTGGCGTTCGTCATGGCAGGCGCGATCCTGCCGATGGCGATAGCCTGGTTCGTCGTGCGGCGTCGCTCGACCCCGATCGCGGCCGAACAATTCCACACGCCCGCCACCTCGCCGATCGACCGGCGCCTCATCGGCGGTGCGGCCTTGTTCGGCATAGGCTGGGGCATCGTCGGATTGTGCCCAGGTCCCGCCATTGCCGCACTGGCGATCCAGCCTCTGCCGGCACTGGTCTTCATCGCTGCAATGGCCCTCGGCGTTGCCGTCCACCGCTTTGCATTCACTTCCCGCCGTTCGGCCTGA
- a CDS encoding TIGR01244 family phosphatase: MAFKQITSSFSAAPQLTQDDLAAAAKAGYRSIISSRPDGEEAGQPSAEEMARMAGDHGLAFAHVPIVPGKATDADADRMKEALATLPQPTLGFCRSGTRAATLWALAEADRADPATIVDQAKAAGYDLADLTPALKRRSERADQ; this comes from the coding sequence ATGGCTTTCAAGCAGATCACCTCGTCCTTCTCTGCCGCCCCCCAGCTGACGCAAGACGACCTCGCCGCTGCCGCGAAGGCAGGATATCGCTCGATCATCTCAAGCCGCCCGGACGGCGAGGAGGCGGGCCAGCCAAGCGCGGAAGAAATGGCCCGAATGGCAGGCGACCACGGTCTCGCGTTTGCCCATGTCCCTATCGTACCGGGCAAGGCGACTGACGCCGATGCGGATCGCATGAAGGAGGCGCTAGCCACGCTGCCACAGCCGACGCTCGGCTTCTGCCGTAGCGGGACGCGCGCGGCGACCTTGTGGGCGTTGGCCGAGGCCGATCGCGCCGACCCGGCGACGATCGTCGACCAAGCAAAGGCAGCCGGGTACGACCTTGCCGATCTCACGCCTGCGCTGAAGCGCCGTTCCGAAAGGGCTGATCAATGA